One Lysinibacillus fusiformis genomic window carries:
- a CDS encoding ABC transporter ATP-binding protein: MQAVKQLGQFLAPYKFFTLIAPLLMVLEVTMDLIQPTIMQHMIDTGIANGDNPYVLKMFIWMIMSAVLGLVGGIGCSYYSSKAAINFASDVREKLYEKMMTYSAKERDAFTTGKLITILTSDVESVQRAFMMTLRIFVRGPLLFIGAVIIVFVTARELFSILLVIVPILIVAMYFFTKYSGVLYRKVQEAIDGVNTKLQENLAGIRVVKAFRREQQQVEQFGVLNDTLTKRFITAEQIVGVLVPLTMFVVNLGIVAALWLGAIKVEAGTLQVGVILAFINYLTIILNGLMSSSMVLMQIARALPSGERIVDVLNKEVAVKEAELALNTPIHGEITFENVSYRYYETAEDVLKNITFSVKAGQTVGIIGKTGSGKSTLVKLLPRLFDPTSGQILVDGQPLKNYALTTLREHIGFTSQKAMLFSGAIEKNIRLGKEQATPHDLQLALNAACASEFVDKLEKGMAHELSQGATNLSGGQKQRLALTRAFVRQPSILVLDDTTSALDIASEKHVQQAINDNYQDTTTIIVASKITSIQQADLILVLEDGEIVGQGTHQQLLQENEPYQAIYASQQKVGEQQ, translated from the coding sequence ATGCAAGCAGTTAAACAATTAGGGCAGTTTTTGGCGCCTTATAAATTTTTTACACTCATTGCACCACTATTAATGGTGCTTGAAGTGACAATGGATTTAATTCAGCCGACAATCATGCAACATATGATTGATACAGGTATTGCGAATGGCGACAATCCGTACGTACTAAAGATGTTCATTTGGATGATTATGAGTGCAGTACTAGGGCTTGTTGGGGGTATTGGTTGTTCCTACTATAGCTCAAAGGCAGCAATTAACTTTGCATCAGATGTGCGAGAGAAGCTATATGAAAAGATGATGACCTATTCGGCGAAAGAACGGGATGCATTCACAACGGGTAAACTTATTACGATTTTAACGAGTGATGTGGAAAGTGTGCAGCGTGCATTTATGATGACGTTGCGTATTTTTGTGCGCGGACCGTTATTGTTTATAGGTGCGGTTATTATCGTTTTCGTGACAGCACGCGAGCTTTTTTCAATCTTACTTGTGATTGTGCCGATATTAATTGTTGCCATGTATTTTTTTACAAAATACTCAGGCGTGTTATATCGTAAGGTACAAGAGGCCATTGACGGTGTCAATACAAAACTTCAAGAGAATTTAGCGGGGATACGTGTGGTCAAGGCGTTTCGTCGTGAGCAGCAACAGGTTGAACAGTTTGGCGTGCTTAATGATACGCTTACAAAGCGCTTTATTACAGCGGAACAAATTGTTGGTGTACTTGTGCCGCTTACGATGTTCGTCGTTAACTTGGGAATTGTGGCAGCACTTTGGCTTGGGGCTATAAAAGTCGAAGCGGGCACATTGCAAGTAGGTGTCATTCTTGCTTTTATTAACTATTTGACAATCATCTTAAATGGACTCATGTCATCTAGTATGGTGCTTATGCAAATTGCGCGTGCACTTCCATCTGGCGAGCGCATTGTGGATGTATTGAATAAAGAGGTAGCGGTTAAGGAAGCGGAATTAGCACTGAATACACCGATTCATGGAGAAATTACTTTCGAAAATGTGAGCTATCGTTATTATGAAACAGCAGAGGATGTACTGAAAAACATCACATTTTCTGTGAAGGCTGGGCAAACGGTTGGCATTATCGGTAAAACTGGTAGTGGTAAGTCAACATTAGTAAAGTTACTACCGCGTCTTTTTGACCCTACAAGTGGGCAAATATTAGTAGATGGCCAACCGTTAAAAAATTATGCTTTGACCACTTTACGTGAACATATTGGTTTTACTTCTCAAAAGGCAATGCTCTTTTCAGGGGCAATTGAAAAAAACATACGTCTAGGTAAAGAGCAAGCGACTCCACATGACTTACAGTTAGCACTCAATGCTGCTTGTGCGTCCGAGTTTGTGGACAAGCTTGAAAAAGGCATGGCACATGAACTATCGCAAGGAGCGACGAACTTATCTGGCGGGCAAAAACAACGATTAGCGTTGACGCGTGCGTTCGTGCGACAGCCATCCATTTTAGTATTAGATGATACAACATCTGCCCTCGATATTGCTTCTGAAAAGCATGTGCAACAGGCAATTAACGACAATTACCAAGATACAACAACAATTATTGTGGCGTCTAAGATTACTTCCATTCAACAGGCGGATCTCATTTTAGTGTTGGAGGATGGCGAAATTGTCGGTCAAGGCACACATCAACAATTATTACAGGAAAATGAACCCTATCAAGCGATTTACGCTTCGCAACAAAAGGTTGGTGAACAACAATGA
- a CDS encoding ABC transporter ATP-binding protein: MSQSQPKQMNFGRGPRMGGPVEKAANQQATILRVWQYVKQQKVGLFFSIFFVIASTILSLAGPYLIGHIVDEYIMKKDIEGTIRLGIVLAVIFTVASIFTWLQTYVMIHVAMKTIRTLRLELFKKLQSCTLKFFDQRALGDLMSRVTNDIDNLNTALAQSVTQIVSSILTVIGVSIAMFSLSWQLAIVTLIIIPLIVFTTKKIVKRSGKNYAARQRDLGNLNGYIEEMITGAEVVTLFGREQQTIASFHKQNEQLRSSAQRAEITSGLLGPINNFMNNLGLAVVIGTGAFLAVKGLVTVGIIAAFVTYTRQFFRPLNQLSNLLNTLQSAIAGAERVFEIVDEPSEVADKKNALNCERLTGDVTFSQVSFSYTADKQVLKNISFHAKAGDTIALVGPTGSGKTTIINLLTRFYDVDTGKILIDGNDIEDYKMATIRQRVGVVLQDTYLFSGTIRENIRFGKLDATDAEVEEVAKIANAHNFIKYLPAQYDTLVQAGGANLSQGQRQLLAIARAILENADILILDEATSSVDTQTEVDIQKGLQHLMQGRTSFVIAHRLKTIENADQILVIQQGEIVEQGNHQQLMQKQGIYSNLQQKLLLESVEL, from the coding sequence ATGAGTCAAAGTCAACCAAAGCAAATGAATTTTGGACGTGGGCCACGTATGGGCGGTCCAGTTGAAAAAGCAGCCAATCAACAAGCAACGATTTTACGTGTTTGGCAATATGTGAAACAGCAAAAAGTAGGGTTGTTTTTTTCGATATTTTTTGTCATTGCCTCCACGATATTAAGTTTAGCTGGCCCCTATCTTATCGGTCATATCGTTGATGAATATATCATGAAAAAGGACATTGAAGGCACAATTCGCCTAGGTATTGTGCTCGCAGTTATTTTTACTGTGGCGTCTATTTTTACATGGTTACAAACGTATGTCATGATTCATGTGGCTATGAAAACGATACGTACATTACGTCTAGAGCTCTTTAAAAAACTTCAATCATGTACACTGAAATTTTTCGATCAGCGCGCACTCGGGGATTTAATGAGCCGTGTGACCAATGACATTGATAATTTAAACACAGCACTGGCACAAAGTGTCACACAAATTGTATCTTCGATTTTAACCGTTATTGGTGTCAGCATTGCAATGTTCTCACTTAGTTGGCAGCTAGCGATTGTGACCCTTATTATTATTCCGCTAATCGTTTTTACGACGAAAAAAATTGTCAAACGAAGTGGGAAAAACTATGCGGCACGTCAGCGTGATTTAGGGAATCTCAACGGCTATATTGAGGAAATGATTACAGGAGCAGAGGTTGTCACACTTTTTGGCAGAGAACAGCAGACAATTGCATCATTCCATAAACAAAACGAGCAACTACGCAGTTCAGCTCAGCGTGCGGAGATTACATCAGGTTTGCTTGGTCCAATCAATAACTTTATGAATAACTTAGGATTGGCTGTTGTAATCGGAACAGGTGCATTTTTGGCAGTGAAAGGACTTGTTACAGTCGGCATTATCGCAGCCTTTGTTACGTACACACGTCAATTTTTCCGTCCACTCAATCAGCTATCGAATTTATTGAATACACTTCAGTCAGCCATTGCTGGAGCGGAACGTGTTTTTGAAATAGTAGATGAACCGTCAGAAGTGGCGGACAAAAAGAATGCACTCAACTGTGAGCGATTGACAGGTGATGTGACATTTAGTCAGGTGTCATTTAGCTATACGGCTGATAAGCAAGTACTAAAAAACATAAGCTTCCATGCAAAGGCTGGAGACACAATTGCACTTGTCGGACCAACGGGTTCAGGAAAAACGACGATTATTAACTTGCTTACTCGTTTTTACGATGTGGATACAGGTAAAATTTTAATCGATGGTAATGATATAGAGGATTACAAAATGGCGACAATTCGTCAAAGAGTGGGTGTTGTGTTGCAGGATACGTATTTATTTTCAGGGACAATTCGGGAAAATATTCGTTTTGGCAAGCTAGATGCTACAGATGCAGAAGTGGAAGAAGTCGCGAAAATTGCCAATGCCCATAACTTTATTAAGTATTTACCAGCGCAATACGATACACTTGTACAAGCAGGCGGAGCAAATTTAAGTCAGGGTCAGCGTCAGTTACTGGCCATCGCACGCGCAATTTTAGAAAATGCCGATATTTTAATTTTAGATGAGGCCACATCTAGTGTTGATACACAAACGGAAGTCGATATACAAAAAGGTCTCCAGCATTTAATGCAAGGACGCACAAGCTTTGTTATCGCTCACCGTTTGAAAACAATCGAGAATGCAGACCAAATACTTGTCATTCAGCAGGGCGAAATTGTTGAACAAGGCAACCATCAACAGCTGATGCAAAAACAAGGGATATACAGTAACTTACAACAAAAATTGCTATTAGAGAGTGTAGAGCTATGA
- a CDS encoding alpha/beta fold hydrolase: MPYCKVHNANFYYEDIGAGIPIIIIHGFSPDHRLMKGCMEPIFEKLTGWRRIYIDLPGMGQTKDYEVISNSDEMLQAVIDFIDAVIPNQHYLLVGESYGGYLTRGVIRQHSEKIMGAAFICPLIIPEKQHRTLPAHTIIFSDHEFLTKLTTEQRDDFTSNQVVLDEYNWNRYLHEVLAGCQVADHQFLDKVQKHYGFSFRIDEMVFEKPCVFLLGKQDSMVGYKDAFAILDKFPRATFTVLDRAGHNLQIEQADLLNVHISEWLSRVDEFVK, from the coding sequence ATGCCATATTGTAAAGTTCATAATGCCAATTTTTACTATGAAGATATCGGTGCAGGGATACCGATAATCATAATACATGGATTTTCACCAGACCATCGACTAATGAAAGGTTGTATGGAGCCTATTTTTGAAAAATTGACTGGATGGAGAAGAATCTACATTGACCTGCCAGGAATGGGCCAAACAAAAGACTATGAAGTTATCAGTAATTCAGATGAAATGCTACAAGCAGTAATTGATTTCATAGACGCTGTCATTCCAAATCAGCATTATTTACTGGTGGGGGAATCTTATGGTGGTTACTTAACAAGAGGTGTTATTAGACAACATTCTGAAAAAATTATGGGTGCTGCATTTATTTGCCCGTTGATTATCCCTGAAAAACAACATCGAACACTGCCAGCACATACGATTATCTTTTCTGATCATGAATTTTTAACTAAATTAACAACAGAACAACGAGATGATTTCACTTCAAATCAAGTAGTGCTTGATGAATATAACTGGAATAGGTATTTGCATGAAGTGTTAGCGGGCTGTCAAGTGGCCGATCATCAATTTTTAGATAAAGTTCAGAAACATTATGGTTTTTCTTTTAGGATTGATGAAATGGTGTTCGAGAAACCTTGTGTATTTTTACTAGGAAAACAAGATTCAATGGTGGGATATAAAGACGCTTTTGCTATTCTGGACAAATTTCCACGCGCGACATTTACGGTGCTAGATCGGGCTGGTCATAACTTGCAAATTGAGCAAGCTGATTTGCTAAATGTCCATATTAGCGAATGGCTGAGTAGAGTGGATGAATTTGTAAAATAG
- a CDS encoding alpha/beta fold hydrolase encodes MKKIFKVVKKMTMWFLAVILLGVVSIFSYHHYQLGKESALIKSKGSLVRINDKNINVYHEGNGKDTYVFMAGSGIAAPVYEMKGLYRKFSKENKIAVIERAGYGYSDVFNDDRNIDTVLEQTREALILSGNMPPYILMPHSLSGMEAIYWAQKYPQEIKAIIAMDIGLPAQYVTHKMNSWTIRGINLLTKVGLHRLVPSTTYNPEVMKQSFLTDEEKELYKAISFKQFFNHDMKEELLHAYENGQKSINLPIPKETPILFIDAIAEQYKNSKYTKQKNKDYEKLAGQLEIADVIKISGTHSIYLYKPDEIYDLTIEFIHTKIEIDEKERPK; translated from the coding sequence ATGAAAAAAATATTCAAAGTCGTAAAGAAAATGACGATGTGGTTTTTAGCGGTTATCCTGCTTGGAGTAGTATCAATATTTAGTTATCATCACTATCAGTTAGGTAAGGAATCTGCACTAATTAAAAGTAAGGGGTCACTCGTTAGGATCAATGATAAAAATATAAATGTCTATCACGAGGGCAACGGCAAAGACACGTATGTATTTATGGCGGGTTCAGGGATTGCTGCTCCTGTATATGAAATGAAAGGACTGTATCGCAAGTTTTCAAAGGAAAATAAGATTGCCGTCATTGAAAGAGCTGGGTATGGCTACAGTGATGTGTTTAACGATGACAGGAATATCGATACCGTGTTAGAGCAAACGAGGGAAGCGCTCATCCTAAGTGGAAATATGCCTCCATATATTTTAATGCCACACTCGCTATCAGGAATGGAAGCAATTTATTGGGCGCAAAAATATCCACAAGAAATCAAGGCCATTATTGCTATGGATATTGGTTTACCTGCACAATACGTAACGCATAAGATGAATTCATGGACAATTAGAGGAATCAATCTGTTAACGAAAGTTGGCTTGCATCGACTAGTGCCTTCAACGACCTACAATCCTGAAGTAATGAAGCAATCTTTTTTAACGGACGAGGAAAAAGAACTATATAAAGCCATCTCTTTTAAACAATTTTTTAATCATGATATGAAAGAAGAGTTATTACATGCTTATGAAAATGGTCAAAAATCAATAAATCTTCCGATACCAAAAGAAACACCTATTTTATTTATTGATGCCATTGCTGAACAATATAAAAACTCGAAATATACCAAACAAAAAAACAAAGATTATGAGAAACTTGCTGGACAATTAGAAATAGCAGATGTCATAAAGATTAGTGGCACACACAGTATTTATTTATATAAACCTGATGAGATTTACGATCTTACCATAGAATTTATCCACACAAAAATCGAAATCGACGAGAAAGAAAGGCCGAAGTGA
- a CDS encoding response regulator transcription factor gives MKGYNILIIEDDLMIGELLQKILQREEYQVCWKTDGQEVLTIISQMDLVIMDVMLPGEDGYQLTKKIKNLGLNIPIIFLSARNDMDSKIQGLTIGEDYMTKPFDPRELLLRMQKMLQQQYGTFSQIKHLHIDADSRKVFHNNLHHEIAFTAIERKIFFYLFENKDRVLTKDHFFDYLWPLEDRNQNIVNVHIKKIRTKIKDTSGEILQNIYGEGYRLNTYIKK, from the coding sequence ATGAAGGGATATAATATTTTAATTATTGAAGATGACTTAATGATTGGCGAATTGTTGCAAAAAATATTACAACGCGAAGAGTATCAGGTATGTTGGAAAACAGATGGACAAGAAGTACTGACAATCATTTCACAGATGGATTTAGTTATAATGGATGTGATGCTACCAGGTGAAGACGGCTATCAATTAACAAAGAAAATCAAAAACCTAGGGTTAAATATTCCGATAATTTTTCTATCTGCCCGCAATGATATGGATAGCAAAATACAAGGGTTAACAATCGGAGAGGACTATATGACAAAACCTTTTGATCCGAGAGAGCTTCTACTAAGGATGCAAAAAATGTTACAACAACAGTATGGTACGTTTTCGCAAATTAAACATCTCCATATTGATGCAGACAGTAGAAAAGTCTTTCATAATAACCTTCATCATGAGATTGCTTTTACGGCAATTGAACGTAAAATTTTCTTTTATTTATTTGAAAATAAGGATAGGGTATTAACAAAAGACCATTTCTTTGACTATTTATGGCCACTTGAAGATCGCAATCAAAATATCGTAAATGTCCACATTAAAAAAATACGCACAAAGATAAAAGATACATCTGGAGAGATTTTGCAAAATATTTATGGGGAAGGGTATAGATTAAATACCTATATAAAAAAATGA
- a CDS encoding sensor histidine kinase, producing the protein MKLKTKYQLLLVSAIISVPLVLLAISIMMSIIYDMIFKAKNQNIPFHESFAYPTMLIVFFLSLLLLAFLFSKSINSLLNKVNILNETIRNLASDENIPHTLNVQSEDEMGELIKSVNILIERTTYRELELKQQQELQKELLNKLRHDINTPLTAISLQLYYLDMFYKDQPELVESLYKQIQYIADLTNEFNIQSMDRIENSYIVNDEVNVNDLMGIMLKKWSYLYSIHDIELVYRPYDTDLVWMSNALWLQRLFDNIFQNTLKHSQARKLEVSITDSIVSICDNGIGFDVNSKSTGLGLRIIEEIAQILNITYTIQSNKDGTVFCFTNNIDI; encoded by the coding sequence ATGAAATTAAAAACAAAATACCAATTATTATTAGTTTCGGCGATTATTAGTGTACCGTTAGTCTTGTTAGCGATTAGTATAATGATGTCAATCATCTATGATATGATATTTAAGGCTAAAAATCAGAACATACCTTTTCATGAGTCATTTGCCTATCCTACAATGCTAATCGTATTTTTTTTATCTCTACTCTTGTTAGCCTTTTTGTTTTCCAAATCGATCAATTCCTTACTAAATAAAGTCAATATTTTAAACGAAACTATTCGCAATCTAGCGAGCGATGAGAACATCCCACATACGTTGAACGTTCAAAGTGAGGATGAGATGGGAGAACTCATTAAGTCGGTCAATATTTTAATAGAACGAACAACGTATCGAGAATTGGAACTTAAACAACAGCAAGAGCTGCAAAAGGAATTATTAAATAAATTAAGACACGATATCAATACACCTTTAACGGCTATCAGTTTACAATTATATTATTTAGATATGTTCTATAAGGATCAACCCGAATTGGTAGAATCATTATACAAACAAATTCAATATATCGCCGATTTAACGAATGAATTTAATATACAATCTATGGATAGGATAGAGAATTCTTATATTGTAAATGATGAAGTAAATGTCAATGACTTAATGGGAATCATGTTAAAAAAATGGAGTTACTTATACAGTATTCATGACATTGAATTAGTCTATCGTCCATATGATACCGATTTAGTATGGATGAGTAATGCTTTGTGGCTGCAAAGGTTATTTGATAACATTTTTCAGAACACCTTGAAACATTCACAGGCTAGGAAACTTGAAGTAAGCATTACCGATAGTATTGTTTCCATTTGTGATAATGGAATAGGATTCGATGTCAACAGTAAGAGCACTGGGCTTGGATTAAGGATAATAGAAGAGATAGCTCAAATTCTCAATATCACCTATACGATACAGTCGAATAAAGATGGTACTGTATTTTGTTTTACAAACAACATTGATATCTAA
- a CDS encoding YjcZ family sporulation protein, protein MGNQNYDNSSYGSGSGSKFALIVVLFILLIIVGASFMHRSY, encoded by the coding sequence ATGGGAAATCAAAATTATGATAACAGTAGCTACGGCTCTGGTTCTGGTTCAAAATTCGCCCTAATTGTCGTTCTATTTATTCTTCTAATTATTGTCGGCGCTAGTTTCATGCATAGATCCTACTAA
- a CDS encoding YjcZ family sporulation protein — protein MGYSGNVGNYNSYCGGYGMDYGKDNSSTFVLIVVLFILLIIVGATFMY, from the coding sequence ATGGGATACTCCGGAAATGTAGGTAATTATAATAGTTACTGCGGAGGCTATGGCATGGATTATGGCAAAGACAATAGCTCAACATTCGTTCTAATCGTTGTCCTATTCATTCTTCTAATTATTGTCGGCGCTACTTTCATGTATTAG
- a CDS encoding LysR family transcriptional regulator yields MNIEEIALKIELLHRQNLSKSAEITNYTQSALTSKVKKMEAEIGQAVFKRTPQGLKITEVGIQYRNLLQLITQEYEEFLQTIRSEELTTKVNCGASHTTIKIYGAPIVHALNLNNIPLDVDFTVESSNSLNEKVHNAEMNCALTSKPVKIYPDLNYDNIATETFEVISNDKHIINFDERPMITLLVLSKSCMYTRSIVEWLKNNQIPYNMKEIKSVSSILDFLQIDNTLAVLNSKLMDLYNYSNIHSYRLQQLENVINTVFIYKKNESDDPTILQLKKVIESILEPAKEVR; encoded by the coding sequence ATGAACATCGAAGAAATTGCATTAAAAATTGAATTATTACACCGTCAAAATTTAAGTAAATCTGCTGAGATCACTAACTATACGCAATCTGCTCTTACGTCAAAAGTAAAAAAAATGGAGGCAGAAATCGGCCAAGCTGTTTTTAAACGTACACCCCAAGGCTTAAAAATTACCGAAGTAGGCATTCAATATAGAAACCTTTTACAACTTATTACGCAGGAGTATGAAGAATTTTTACAAACCATTCGTTCAGAAGAATTGACAACAAAAGTGAACTGTGGAGCATCCCATACAACTATTAAGATTTACGGTGCGCCCATCGTCCATGCCTTGAATTTGAATAACATTCCATTGGATGTAGATTTCACTGTTGAATCTAGTAATTCTTTAAATGAAAAAGTACATAATGCCGAAATGAATTGTGCACTCACTAGTAAACCGGTTAAAATCTATCCTGACCTTAACTACGACAATATAGCTACGGAAACGTTCGAAGTGATTTCAAACGACAAACATATTATTAATTTTGATGAGCGTCCAATGATTACGCTACTTGTATTGAGTAAAAGCTGTATGTATACGCGATCAATCGTCGAATGGCTAAAGAATAACCAAATTCCTTATAATATGAAAGAAATAAAATCCGTTAGTAGTATTCTAGATTTTCTGCAAATAGACAATACCCTTGCTGTGTTAAATTCAAAGCTAATGGACCTTTATAATTATTCAAATATACATTCTTACAGATTGCAACAGTTGGAAAATGTCATTAACACCGTTTTCATTTACAAGAAGAACGAAAGTGATGATCCTACTATTTTGCAACTAAAAAAGGTCATTGAATCGATTCTTGAACCTGCAAAAGAAGTACGATGA
- a CDS encoding MFS transporter has product MNTYYRWLIVLVATLSQTAATFVTYGMGPIATFYQIEWNLTSLQSGFIVSAVNIGPLFSMLVFGHLMDKRGEKQIIGWGSILLGLSALTLMMVNSYSVLLLLLVVVGIWYGSAQTGGSTAIVKWFPDKHRGLAMGIRQTGIPIGGALASVILTYTYHQFELSSVHLVQGIVAIAGGVLFLLAYQEPKRSKAIESKAVSFTEKMTSIKNNKGLYPIYIVGITMMSLQMILIAHFMSYLHQEGSYSLTDAGMYLSLLLIGGMIGRVVIAWMSDQFFEHNREKLLFVVMVFTVIFTAMLPFVMRMEMVMLLFCFFLGFVVIGWYSLFIACVTEQSDPGYVGLTVSAALTLNQIFIVIAPTLYGFMVNVLHSYQLALNIVAIAVALGAMNLYRATKSNNKTI; this is encoded by the coding sequence ATGAATACTTATTATAGATGGTTAATTGTATTGGTCGCTACACTTTCTCAAACAGCAGCAACTTTTGTTACTTATGGGATGGGGCCAATCGCCACTTTTTATCAAATTGAATGGAATTTAACTTCATTACAAAGTGGATTTATCGTTTCAGCTGTGAATATTGGACCGCTGTTTTCCATGCTAGTGTTTGGTCATTTAATGGATAAAAGAGGAGAAAAACAAATTATCGGTTGGGGGTCTATTCTATTAGGGCTCTCGGCCTTAACACTTATGATGGTAAATAGTTATTCAGTGTTGTTACTTTTATTAGTAGTCGTGGGAATCTGGTATGGAAGCGCACAAACTGGTGGAAGTACGGCCATCGTAAAATGGTTTCCGGACAAACATCGAGGGCTTGCTATGGGTATCCGACAGACGGGAATTCCAATAGGGGGGGCCTTAGCATCTGTCATCCTCACTTATACGTATCATCAATTTGAGTTGTCGTCAGTTCATCTTGTACAAGGCATTGTTGCCATAGCGGGAGGCGTACTGTTCTTATTAGCGTATCAAGAACCAAAGCGTAGCAAGGCAATTGAATCTAAAGCAGTGTCATTTACAGAGAAAATGACATCAATCAAAAATAATAAAGGATTGTACCCAATATATATAGTAGGCATCACGATGATGTCATTACAAATGATCCTCATTGCTCATTTCATGAGTTATTTGCATCAAGAAGGTAGTTATTCATTAACCGATGCAGGCATGTATTTAAGTTTACTATTAATTGGCGGTATGATAGGAAGAGTAGTCATTGCGTGGATGAGTGATCAATTCTTTGAGCACAATAGAGAAAAATTATTGTTCGTTGTAATGGTTTTCACAGTTATTTTTACCGCAATGTTGCCATTTGTTATGCGAATGGAGATGGTCATGCTCTTATTTTGTTTCTTCTTAGGCTTCGTCGTAATTGGCTGGTATTCATTGTTTATAGCTTGTGTAACAGAGCAATCCGACCCCGGTTATGTAGGCTTAACAGTGAGTGCTGCTTTAACTTTAAATCAAATTTTCATCGTCATTGCACCAACTTTGTATGGTTTCATGGTCAATGTATTACATAGCTATCAATTAGCACTGAATATTGTTGCAATCGCTGTAGCGTTAGGGGCGATGAATCTATACAGAGCTACGAAAAGTAATAACAAGACCATTTAG
- a CDS encoding SRPBCC domain-containing protein, which translates to MEYKEDKSSIWIEASLETVWHAITEAQQLTKWYAPGSTWEIPRLEAGEQIIFTLMPNGHNQLAEKLPMTLTIKNVRFHQEFSFYLEIPETLIAITMVEEMGGTTVAFNMNGYEASLANLKALLEGNEIPYV; encoded by the coding sequence ATGGAATACAAAGAAGATAAAAGTTCCATTTGGATTGAGGCAAGTCTAGAAACGGTTTGGCACGCTATTACGGAGGCGCAGCAGCTAACGAAGTGGTATGCACCAGGCTCAACATGGGAAATCCCTCGTTTAGAAGCAGGTGAACAGATTATTTTTACGTTAATGCCGAATGGTCATAATCAATTGGCTGAAAAGTTACCGATGACCTTAACGATAAAAAATGTAAGGTTCCATCAGGAGTTTTCATTTTACCTAGAAATACCAGAAACCCTTATAGCTATTACTATGGTAGAGGAAATGGGTGGAACAACAGTGGCTTTTAACATGAACGGTTATGAGGCATCGCTCGCCAATTTAAAGGCTTTGTTAGAGGGAAATGAAATCCCTTATGTGTAA
- a CDS encoding sigma-70 family RNA polymerase sigma factor, producing MKEHKDACLSNAMALYGDYLVRVCYTYVQDWAIAEDMVQDTFVKYYEKMEQFREQSSVKTYLYRIALNNCHSYLASWRYKKLQVIDYWHKLIGHAVDPVHKVIASESDVMLVLAIEKLPTKYKDVLLLYHFAELSLKEVSETLKMPENTVKTRLRRARQMIGVTLLEEGFEYGSDS from the coding sequence ATGAAAGAGCACAAGGATGCTTGCTTATCAAACGCGATGGCACTTTATGGAGATTATTTAGTGCGTGTTTGTTACACATATGTGCAAGACTGGGCCATAGCCGAAGATATGGTGCAAGATACATTCGTAAAGTACTATGAAAAAATGGAGCAATTTCGTGAACAATCATCCGTAAAAACTTATTTGTATCGAATAGCGCTAAATAACTGCCATAGCTATCTTGCAAGTTGGCGTTATAAAAAGCTGCAAGTAATTGATTACTGGCACAAATTAATCGGCCATGCGGTTGATCCAGTTCATAAAGTGATTGCAAGCGAGTCTGATGTCATGTTGGTTTTGGCTATTGAAAAGCTTCCAACAAAATACAAGGATGTATTACTGCTATATCACTTTGCGGAGTTATCGTTAAAGGAAGTTTCAGAAACGTTAAAGATGCCAGAAAACACGGTTAAAACAAGGTTAAGACGAGCGCGTCAAATGATTGGTGTAACACTTCTGGAGGAGGGATTTGAATATGGATCAGATTCGTAA